The proteins below come from a single Methanosarcinales archaeon genomic window:
- the ccsA gene encoding cytochrome c biogenesis protein CcsA has translation MEPGDSILLVTIVINVAMLAGLLLKEFGKNDIIIPWLKWLSRSVIALLTIDLLLLTSYFVNSNFRYIYVWQYSDLALPLLYKISAVLAGQSGTLLFWVWVIFISSWWMSEKQGWNSALLRRTQMVTILVGLYLLLVTTIISPFETIYISNPELPISFVPDDGSGLNTLLITPWMAIHPPTLFLGYGLITIPFAAAMVFLFTGEKGWEPIARQWGRLTWLFLTWGIALGGIWAYLILGWGGFWAWDPVETASFIPWLALTGFLHALSQYRKNNKNFQLAAPLFGAFSFALVIYAALVVRSGLFNSVHAFGESDTGTYLLILTVISIVIPTAIVVKKYLNSSKPEDEKSDMSFKEMVFDAFEKQNLFYITLIIFALLALVSIWGITFPVIQQLMAGEKVTMAPQTVDFFNANSYPLVIILLLVAGFCMQYKKSTKVESMKILGIVAILTILMAFYKLKNFHLLDQTSPFFASQPPFYRLMGEISVMSIFPPLGYLLYAVVQTFYDDLKKYRDKRKVLINRSGVLLIHLGIVFILFGTPISVSFGSTSSATLTPGQQVSVGGGYSLMLTDTQNSAASDSYIGTSLGTIIANPESYSDANIEVSGKVIEKYDSDRYSFLTIDDGTGQMQIATGLLDVEKNAKVTATGLLMTDFESPSSGNVYPIILFAPDVQYLTASGGLNTESVYITVFKDGKEIGDGKAKYVTGKSGSATHPMVLRKLTRDIYILFQGRDGGGVPVTFKIIPMINEVWAGIGFFSVGIVMIMATNSVRSKVRRKRVNKV, from the coding sequence ATGGAACCTGGCGATTCGATACTGCTGGTTACCATAGTGATCAATGTCGCTATGCTGGCAGGACTGTTACTGAAAGAATTTGGAAAGAATGATATAATTATCCCATGGTTAAAATGGCTTTCCAGATCGGTGATCGCTTTATTGACCATTGATCTATTGCTGCTTACCAGTTATTTTGTAAACTCCAATTTCAGATACATATATGTGTGGCAGTATAGTGATCTGGCATTGCCTTTACTGTATAAAATATCGGCAGTACTTGCCGGACAGTCCGGGACATTGTTGTTCTGGGTTTGGGTAATATTCATATCCTCATGGTGGATGAGCGAAAAACAGGGGTGGAATTCAGCTCTTCTTCGCAGGACCCAGATGGTGACCATATTGGTAGGTCTATACTTGCTGTTAGTAACCACGATAATATCACCTTTCGAGACTATCTATATCTCCAATCCCGAACTACCCATAAGTTTTGTGCCAGATGATGGTTCAGGATTGAATACCTTGCTTATAACTCCCTGGATGGCAATTCATCCGCCAACCCTGTTTTTAGGGTATGGTCTGATAACAATTCCATTTGCAGCTGCTATGGTGTTTCTGTTCACGGGAGAGAAGGGCTGGGAACCCATTGCAAGACAGTGGGGCAGACTGACCTGGTTGTTCCTTACATGGGGTATTGCACTGGGTGGTATCTGGGCTTATCTAATATTAGGCTGGGGAGGATTCTGGGCATGGGACCCGGTAGAAACTGCTTCTTTTATCCCTTGGCTTGCTCTTACTGGATTTTTGCATGCATTATCGCAATATAGGAAAAATAACAAGAATTTCCAGTTGGCTGCACCTTTATTTGGGGCATTTTCATTTGCTCTGGTCATATATGCGGCTTTAGTGGTCCGCAGCGGATTGTTCAATTCAGTCCATGCTTTCGGAGAGTCAGATACCGGGACGTACCTGTTGATACTGACTGTTATATCAATAGTAATTCCTACAGCCATTGTAGTTAAGAAATACCTGAACAGTAGCAAACCTGAGGACGAAAAAAGTGATATGAGTTTCAAAGAGATGGTCTTTGATGCATTTGAGAAACAAAACCTGTTCTACATTACTCTTATCATATTTGCACTGTTAGCCCTGGTTTCCATCTGGGGTATCACCTTCCCTGTGATCCAGCAATTAATGGCAGGTGAAAAGGTTACAATGGCACCCCAAACAGTGGATTTCTTTAACGCCAATTCATATCCGCTTGTGATAATATTATTGCTTGTCGCCGGCTTTTGCATGCAATATAAGAAGAGCACCAAAGTCGAATCAATGAAGATCCTGGGTATTGTTGCAATACTTACCATTCTAATGGCCTTCTACAAGCTGAAAAACTTCCATCTGCTTGATCAAACAAGTCCTTTCTTTGCTTCCCAACCTCCATTTTACAGGTTAATGGGGGAAATATCGGTAATGTCAATCTTCCCACCACTGGGATATCTCCTCTATGCAGTTGTACAGACATTTTACGATGATCTTAAAAAATACAGGGACAAGCGGAAAGTATTGATCAACAGATCCGGAGTGTTATTGATACATTTAGGTATTGTGTTCATTCTCTTCGGGACCCCCATCAGTGTGTCCTTTGGCAGTACTTCCAGTGCAACCCTCACCCCCGGGCAGCAGGTCAGTGTAGGTGGCGGGTATAGTCTTATGCTTACTGACACGCAAAACAGTGCAGCTTCAGACTCATATATCGGAACGTCCCTTGGTACCATTATAGCCAATCCGGAATCATATTCTGATGCTAATATCGAGGTCAGTGGTAAGGTGATTGAAAAGTATGATTCAGATAGATATTCATTTTTAACTATCGACGACGGGACCGGACAAATGCAGATAGCTACCGGATTGTTGGATGTCGAGAAAAATGCAAAGGTGACAGCTACCGGGCTGTTGATGACCGATTTTGAAAGTCCGTCTTCCGGGAATGTATATCCAATAATATTGTTTGCTCCTGATGTTCAATACCTTACAGCCTCTGGTGGACTAAATACTGAGAGTGTTTATATCACAGTCTTCAAGGATGGGAAAGAAATCGGAGATGGAAAAGCCAAATATGTGACCGGAAAAAGCGGTAGTGCTACCCATCCGATGGTTCTAAGGA
- a CDS encoding thioredoxin family protein, with amino-acid sequence MKTRKALTILVLIFVVSFLYLTIHSSVVLSDKNYAYISDYKWDKNLDNGLAIAKEENKPVFIYFWAVWCQYCEKFETRTLPDERVKQMLENDFILVAVDLDDDRATSQRYGVSYPPHELFVDENGQIINRVGGYVDADYFYNVLQMVKADYYSNHGGQ; translated from the coding sequence ATGAAAACTAGAAAAGCATTAACCATCCTGGTGCTGATTTTTGTGGTCTCTTTCTTATATTTGACCATCCACAGTTCAGTGGTCCTCAGTGATAAGAATTATGCATATATATCAGATTACAAATGGGATAAGAATCTGGATAATGGACTGGCCATTGCCAAAGAGGAAAATAAACCTGTTTTTATATATTTTTGGGCAGTGTGGTGCCAATATTGTGAAAAATTCGAAACCCGGACATTACCAGATGAAAGGGTCAAGCAGATGCTTGAGAATGATTTCATATTAGTGGCCGTTGATCTGGATGATGATAGGGCTACATCCCAGCGCTATGGTGTAAGTTACCCTCCTCATGAACTGTTCGTGGATGAGAACGGGCAGATAATTAACAGGGTAGGCGGATATGTGGATGCTGATTATTTCTATAATGTACTTCAGATGGTCAAAGCAGATTATTATTCGAATCACGGAGGACAATAA
- a CDS encoding cytochrome c biogenesis protein CcdA, with amino-acid sequence MVVQAPSIIMAFVAGLFTILTPCILPILPVVLAGSQGSKLRPVSIVIGMSISFTLMGGLISAVGSSLFEYGEYLRWFAIFFITGMGAVMYDEDINNFFVSITSRLIQGGKSILSPITSRGPKINDDGIVGGLVLGSSLGFMWIPCVGPILGSILMFVSIEGNFEFGILLLFVYSAGVGIPMLIIAYSGKYAATNFKWLIPYTPKFKKLSGLILILVGLMILFDIDKMIQAALLPYFPPII; translated from the coding sequence ATGGTAGTCCAGGCCCCCTCAATAATAATGGCTTTTGTAGCAGGATTATTTACAATACTTACTCCCTGCATTCTACCCATTCTACCGGTGGTACTGGCTGGTTCCCAGGGCAGCAAGTTAAGGCCGGTCTCAATTGTTATTGGCATGTCAATATCTTTCACCCTGATGGGAGGATTGATCTCGGCTGTAGGTTCTTCACTATTTGAATATGGAGAATACCTGAGATGGTTTGCTATATTCTTTATCACAGGGATGGGCGCGGTTATGTATGACGAGGATATCAATAATTTCTTTGTAAGCATAACATCCAGGCTTATCCAGGGCGGGAAATCAATTCTATCACCCATCACAAGCAGGGGCCCAAAGATCAATGATGATGGGATTGTCGGAGGATTGGTCTTAGGTTCATCACTGGGATTTATGTGGATACCATGCGTTGGCCCCATCCTGGGATCCATTCTCATGTTTGTCAGTATAGAAGGTAATTTTGAATTTGGTATATTGCTATTGTTTGTATATTCTGCAGGTGTAGGGATTCCCATGCTTATTATCGCTTATTCGGGAAAATATGCTGCTACCAACTTCAAATGGCTTATTCCTTATACGCCCAAATTTAAAAAACTCTCAGGTCTGATCCTGATATTGGTGGGACTTATGATACTGTTCGACATAGATAAAATGATACAGGCAGCACTGCTGCCCTACTTCCCACCTATTATTTAA
- a CDS encoding DUF255 domain-containing protein, with protein MSDTKKILLTILLGALIIFGSIYTSTRNNNANDQSSNDGNATVKLGLLTFHTNISQALETARSENKMIYIYARSEFCGWCKQFEAESLSDERIIGILNENFILVRVDAVKQKSLALNLGISVTPYSIFTTSEGKDIPGARIPGYMDQESFYLHLSGIINNEE; from the coding sequence ATGAGCGATACAAAAAAGATCCTACTGACAATATTGTTGGGTGCTCTGATAATATTTGGCTCTATTTATACATCAACACGGAATAATAATGCAAATGATCAGTCAAGTAATGATGGCAATGCTACCGTAAAATTGGGCTTACTTACCTTTCATACCAATATAAGCCAGGCTCTAGAAACTGCCCGGTCGGAAAATAAAATGATATACATTTACGCCAGGTCTGAGTTTTGCGGCTGGTGCAAGCAATTCGAAGCAGAATCATTAAGCGACGAGCGGATCATTGGCATTTTGAATGAAAATTTTATTTTAGTAAGAGTAGATGCGGTAAAACAAAAATCACTTGCTTTGAATCTGGGTATTAGCGTAACTCCATATTCAATCTTTACCACATCCGAAGGCAAGGATATCCCTGGGGCGCGTATTCCAGGCTATATGGATCAGGAATCTTTCTATTTACATTTAAGCGGGATAATTAATAACGAGGAATGA